The following proteins are encoded in a genomic region of Sorangiineae bacterium MSr12523:
- a CDS encoding TetR/AcrR family transcriptional regulator — protein sequence MTKSSQRGAAKIPYALPRGTHHLSRDVVEASQRERMLDAITELCATKGFAQVTVAEIVGLASVGKTTFYELFDDKEACFIAAYERAVGEAVKIMAAETSGPFRPEERIRRALRAILRFVADDEHRARLLLLEPFAAGPQATAKMMATHRLAERIYIQGRETAREHWPEYPPISEVRAQAIIGAVNAPMTAAVQAGRARSVLALEDELLRTITAMALAP from the coding sequence ATGACCAAATCGTCGCAACGCGGCGCGGCAAAAATTCCTTATGCGCTTCCCCGCGGGACTCACCACTTGAGTCGAGACGTGGTGGAGGCCTCGCAGCGCGAGCGTATGCTCGATGCAATTACGGAATTGTGCGCCACCAAAGGATTTGCCCAGGTCACCGTGGCGGAGATTGTCGGACTTGCCAGTGTGGGCAAAACCACATTTTATGAATTGTTCGACGACAAGGAGGCCTGCTTCATCGCCGCCTACGAACGGGCCGTCGGGGAAGCCGTAAAAATCATGGCGGCGGAAACCTCGGGCCCTTTTCGTCCCGAGGAGCGCATTCGTCGTGCCCTGCGGGCGATCTTGCGCTTCGTCGCCGACGATGAGCATCGCGCGCGGCTCCTGCTTCTCGAGCCCTTTGCCGCAGGGCCCCAGGCCACCGCAAAAATGATGGCCACCCACCGCCTCGCCGAACGGATTTACATCCAGGGCCGCGAAACGGCGCGTGAACATTGGCCCGAATATCCGCCCATCAGCGAGGTGCGCGCGCAGGCCATCATCGGCGCGGTCAACGCACCGATGACGGCGGCCGTTCAGGCGGGACGCGCCCGCTCCGTGCTCGCGTTGGAGGACGAGCTTTTGCGCACGATCACGGCGATGGCGCTCGCGCCGTGA
- a CDS encoding alpha/beta fold hydrolase — translation MRKYVCAGMIALGMSLVGGDVVAAQASESANLPVVYNALAAAPGIVAPDSPPPGANDWNCTPSAAHPYPVVLVHGTGANMRLNWNALSPLLKNNGYCVYALNFGANVITNLSGGVVHALGPVAQSAGELSAFVDQVLAATHAPKVDIVGHSQGGMMPNYYIKFLGGAPKVHHMVGLAPDNHGTDVDGLLRLANALTQAFPGLGAFVYDIVGAFAPGAVDQKFDSPFIKKLNSVPDTVSGVRYTVIASRYDQVVTPVASQFLAGENVTNVYVQDKCSLDLAEHIALAFDHIALREVLNALDPDHASTTECTPVAPYLGG, via the coding sequence ATGCGAAAGTACGTATGCGCGGGCATGATCGCATTGGGCATGTCGCTCGTCGGCGGCGACGTGGTGGCAGCGCAAGCAAGTGAGAGCGCAAATTTGCCCGTGGTTTACAATGCGCTTGCGGCGGCCCCCGGCATCGTGGCGCCGGATTCGCCGCCGCCGGGTGCCAATGACTGGAATTGTACTCCGAGTGCCGCACACCCCTACCCCGTGGTACTGGTGCATGGCACGGGCGCCAACATGCGCCTCAATTGGAATGCGCTTTCGCCGCTGCTGAAGAACAATGGCTATTGCGTCTACGCGCTCAATTTCGGCGCCAACGTGATTACGAACCTCAGCGGGGGGGTGGTGCACGCGCTCGGTCCCGTTGCGCAATCGGCGGGCGAGCTATCGGCATTCGTCGATCAGGTGCTTGCGGCAACGCATGCGCCCAAGGTGGACATCGTGGGCCACTCGCAGGGCGGGATGATGCCCAACTACTACATCAAGTTCCTCGGTGGGGCGCCCAAGGTTCATCATATGGTGGGGCTCGCGCCGGACAACCATGGGACGGACGTGGACGGCCTACTCCGCCTCGCCAATGCATTGACGCAAGCCTTTCCAGGGCTGGGCGCCTTCGTTTACGACATCGTGGGCGCGTTTGCTCCGGGCGCGGTGGATCAGAAATTCGACTCGCCCTTCATCAAAAAGCTCAACAGCGTGCCCGACACCGTTTCCGGGGTTCGCTACACGGTCATTGCCAGTCGCTACGATCAGGTGGTCACCCCGGTGGCATCCCAGTTTCTCGCGGGTGAAAACGTGACCAACGTCTACGTGCAGGACAAGTGCTCCCTCGATCTTGCAGAGCACATCGCATTGGCCTTCGACCATATCGCACTTCGCGAAGTGCTCAACGCGCTCGATCCCGACCACGCGAGCACCACCGAGTGCACCCCAGTCGCACCGTATCTCGGCGGCTAA
- the treZ gene encoding malto-oligosyltrehalose trehalohydrolase has product MTVQLGAAIEGAGTRFRAFVTTSPTCAVRLYDGAGNLIAEHAMTALGDGHFEIVLEGAGHGTLYRYRVGDRDLPDPYARYLPQGVHGPAMVVDSTHAWRHGVGGARPLEEQVIYELHVGTFTPEGTYEAARQRLRDLVDLGVTTVELMPLAAFPGQRGWGYDGVALYAPFAPYGTPYELRRFIDEAHGHGLNVLLDVVYNHFGPSGNYLSAYSEQYFNADIRTAWGDAPDFSHAAMRRYVLDNARYWLTEFHFDGLRLDAVHAIVDDGPYPILRELSDMVAALEPRKVLIAEDERNDPAIVTTLGMNGVWADDFHHQVRTTLTGERDGYYGAYTPGISGIAETIDRGWLYQGEFYAPKGKPRGKPAGALPAQALVYCIQNHDQIGNRALGDRLTESISLDAYCAASTLLLLLPMTPLLFMGQEWAASTPFLFFTDHEEPLGRAVSEGRRNEFKSFSSFANFPDPQDPTTFERSRLRWPERHEAPHARVLDLYRKLLRLRREDPVFRHGSRERLRASTEAGFLIVHQWRDAEQRHLLVNFDGIAKPLPDAFRGRTASFTSGEPLERERIPASTAVVVV; this is encoded by the coding sequence ATGACGGTGCAACTCGGGGCGGCAATCGAAGGAGCCGGAACGCGTTTTCGCGCCTTCGTGACGACCAGCCCGACGTGTGCGGTTCGTTTGTACGATGGGGCAGGGAATCTCATCGCCGAGCATGCCATGACAGCGCTGGGCGATGGGCATTTCGAGATCGTGTTGGAAGGTGCAGGGCACGGCACGCTGTACCGCTATCGTGTGGGCGATCGGGACCTGCCCGATCCGTATGCGCGGTACCTTCCGCAGGGCGTGCACGGGCCCGCGATGGTGGTGGACTCGACGCACGCGTGGCGCCATGGAGTGGGGGGCGCTCGGCCGCTCGAGGAGCAGGTGATCTACGAACTGCACGTGGGGACCTTCACGCCCGAGGGCACGTACGAGGCTGCGCGGCAACGTCTCCGTGATCTAGTGGACCTCGGGGTGACGACCGTGGAGCTGATGCCGCTGGCCGCCTTTCCCGGGCAGCGGGGATGGGGATACGACGGCGTGGCCCTGTATGCGCCGTTCGCGCCGTACGGGACGCCTTACGAGCTGCGCCGGTTCATCGACGAAGCGCATGGCCACGGATTGAACGTGCTGCTGGACGTCGTGTACAACCATTTCGGGCCGTCCGGAAATTACCTATCGGCCTACAGCGAGCAGTACTTCAACGCGGACATCCGCACCGCGTGGGGCGATGCGCCGGATTTCTCGCATGCGGCCATGCGCCGTTACGTGTTGGACAATGCGCGCTACTGGCTCACCGAGTTTCACTTCGATGGGCTGCGGCTGGATGCCGTGCATGCCATCGTGGACGATGGGCCATATCCCATTTTGCGGGAGCTCTCGGACATGGTGGCGGCGCTCGAGCCGCGTAAGGTGCTCATTGCCGAGGATGAGCGCAACGATCCGGCGATCGTGACGACCCTGGGCATGAACGGGGTCTGGGCCGACGATTTTCATCATCAGGTGCGCACGACCCTCACCGGCGAGCGCGATGGATATTATGGCGCCTACACGCCCGGCATTTCCGGAATTGCCGAAACCATCGACCGCGGGTGGCTCTACCAAGGTGAATTCTACGCGCCGAAGGGCAAACCTCGAGGCAAACCTGCCGGCGCGTTGCCTGCCCAGGCGCTGGTGTACTGCATTCAGAACCACGACCAAATCGGCAATCGTGCTCTCGGCGATCGCCTGACCGAGTCCATTTCGCTCGACGCCTACTGCGCAGCCTCCACGCTGTTGCTGCTTTTGCCCATGACACCGCTCCTTTTCATGGGCCAGGAATGGGCCGCCTCGACGCCCTTCCTGTTCTTCACCGACCACGAGGAGCCGCTCGGTCGCGCGGTGTCCGAGGGCCGGCGCAACGAGTTCAAGTCGTTTTCCAGCTTCGCCAATTTTCCCGATCCGCAGGATCCGACGACGTTCGAGCGCTCCCGTCTTCGCTGGCCGGAGCGCCACGAAGCCCCGCATGCGCGCGTTCTGGATCTGTACAGGAAGCTTCTACGACTTCGCCGAGAGGATCCCGTATTTCGCCACGGCTCGCGCGAGCGGCTCCGCGCCAGCACCGAGGCCGGGTTCCTGATCGTGCACCAATGGCGCGACGCCGAGCAGCGTCATTTGCTGGTGAACTTTGATGGCATTGCCAAACCGCTGCCCGATGCATTCCGTGGACGTACCGCCTCGTTCACCAGCGGGGAGCCGTTGGAACGCGAGAGAATTCCCGCTTCGACGGCCGTTGTCGTCGTGTGA
- the glgX gene encoding glycogen debranching protein GlgX, which translates to MKLLPGSSYPLGATWDGSGVNFALYSEGAEAVELCLFDAAGTETRFPLAHRTAFTWHAYAPGLGPGQRYGYRVHGPYRPEQGLRFNPNVVLLDPYAKAVDGVERWEAGCFAYRVGEASGDLAPIESEALGVPRGIVIDGEFDWEGDTPLRIPLHRSVIYEAHVRGLTKLHPEVPEALRGTYAGIAHPAIVRHLRELGVTAIELMPIHAFIDDKMLLDKGLRNYWGYNTVGFFAPDVRYRLGTELGSEVREFKSMVKALHRAGIEVILDVVYNHTAEGNHLGPTFNFKGIDNTTYYRLVPEDLRHYFDYTGTGNTLNVRHPQVLALIMDSLRYWASEMHVDGFRFDLASALARQLHDVDQLSSFFTLIHQSPELSEVKLIAEPWDVGEGGYQVGNFPIRWAEWNGRYRDTVRAFWLRRSGKVLGEMGYRLTGSSDLYEDGRRPSASINLITAHDGFTLHDLVSYERKHNEANGENNQDGSNHESSWNCGVEGPTDDPKVRTLRQRLLRGLLATLVLSQGTPMLVAGDEFGRTQRGNNNAYCQDNEISWLDWNWSDEGKALFEFTKKLLRIRREHPALQRSKFFQGRDIHGTQLPDLAWFREDGQPMSDKDWNAERVRLVMFLAGRNIDEVDETGRRLVDDNLLWLLNASPAEATFALPRLEQVREPWQLLVDTTDDRAKEERAPDGSTRLAAHSLKLFRAPSRVVRNGGALHTLGTTYRVQLTPDFGFRKAASVLDYLVELGVTDVYASPIFAAARGSIHGYDVVDHERLNAELGTEDDFRAWSDEIKKRNMGLLLDWVPNHMGIPAGQNRTWDDVLENGRSSLCAEYFDIDWCPPKAALENRVLLPVLGDQYGVVLERGELTLVWEGRFFRVAYFDKRLPLAPETLMPLMESALAKVTLPEDAEARLEFESILSAMRHLPDRRETALELRKERAREKEIIKRRLEELLGRAPEIKTAIDSALQEINGSPDDPRSFDVLDGILQQQSYRLASWHVAAEEINYRRFFDVNDLAAIRMELPQVFERAHAQLFQLLDEGRVQALRLDHTDGLYDPFGYFEGLQQRFHRVPGVDLSEAGPDDLARPLPLLIEKILEPSERLPPSWPVDGTTGYDFLFAVRTLWVDPRSEPALTRIYQQFTLDGRSFKEHVYESKRHIMRFSLASEIQIIARDLERIAGKNRRWRDFTLVSLSRAVTEIIAAFTVYRTYLRENEPPADDDRRRIMQAVATARRNNPSISETVFAFLEDVLLLRAEATPEERQEHVRFALRFQQLTAPMMAKAVEDTAFYRYSRLLCLDEVGGLPSKYGTTIEEFHLQNVDRARAWPVSMVTTSTHDTKRGEDTSARMAVLTEMPELWQRTVRRFSELASKMKTVVDGAPAPSRNQEYLFYQTLIGAWPVGWDGREGREAFARRLEAFVLKAAKEAKQETSWTTPNAAQDEAVQRFIRRLAANDAFFEDARRFCERIATYGAVNGLAQCLLRFCVPGVADTYQGSEMWNQSLVDPDNRQPVDYELRRRVLRGIRERLSDRDALSRDLLANFVDGAVKLYVTHVALETRRQKRELFLRGDYEGLPCGEHVLAFVRCFERERLICCVPRFSYLLTRGETPWPIGSVWGQERLRVPQPGTYRNVLTGTSLRLGEEVKVADVLATFPVALLLREPEAS; encoded by the coding sequence ATGAAACTCTTGCCCGGATCGTCGTATCCGCTGGGCGCGACATGGGATGGTTCCGGTGTCAATTTCGCGCTTTATTCCGAGGGTGCGGAGGCGGTTGAGCTGTGCCTTTTCGACGCTGCAGGAACCGAGACGCGGTTTCCCTTGGCGCATCGCACGGCCTTTACGTGGCACGCCTACGCTCCAGGTTTGGGGCCAGGTCAACGCTACGGCTACCGCGTGCACGGCCCGTATCGGCCCGAGCAGGGACTTCGCTTCAACCCGAACGTGGTTCTGCTGGATCCTTACGCCAAGGCCGTCGACGGCGTGGAACGCTGGGAGGCGGGCTGCTTCGCATACCGCGTCGGCGAGGCGTCGGGCGATCTCGCGCCCATCGAGAGCGAAGCCCTCGGTGTGCCGCGCGGCATCGTCATCGACGGTGAGTTCGATTGGGAAGGGGACACACCGCTCCGTATCCCGCTGCATCGCTCGGTGATCTACGAGGCGCACGTGCGCGGCCTCACCAAGCTGCACCCCGAGGTGCCCGAGGCGCTTCGCGGCACCTATGCGGGCATCGCGCACCCTGCCATCGTGCGGCATCTGCGCGAACTCGGCGTGACGGCCATCGAGCTGATGCCGATTCACGCCTTCATCGACGACAAGATGCTCCTCGACAAGGGGCTGCGCAATTATTGGGGATACAACACCGTCGGCTTCTTCGCGCCCGACGTGCGCTACCGGCTCGGAACGGAGCTGGGGAGCGAGGTGCGCGAGTTCAAATCGATGGTCAAGGCGCTGCACCGCGCAGGCATCGAGGTGATTCTCGATGTGGTGTACAACCACACCGCGGAGGGCAATCACCTCGGCCCCACGTTCAACTTCAAGGGAATCGACAATACGACGTATTATCGACTGGTGCCGGAAGACCTGCGGCACTATTTCGATTACACGGGCACCGGCAACACGCTGAACGTGCGGCACCCGCAGGTGCTCGCGCTCATCATGGATTCGCTGCGCTATTGGGCGTCGGAGATGCACGTCGATGGGTTCCGCTTCGACCTGGCCTCGGCGCTGGCCCGCCAGCTTCACGACGTGGACCAGCTCTCCAGCTTTTTCACGCTGATCCATCAATCGCCGGAGTTGAGCGAGGTCAAACTCATTGCCGAGCCTTGGGACGTGGGCGAGGGCGGCTATCAAGTCGGTAATTTCCCCATTCGATGGGCCGAGTGGAATGGGCGCTACCGCGATACGGTGCGCGCCTTCTGGTTGCGCCGGAGCGGCAAGGTGCTCGGCGAAATGGGCTATCGCCTCACCGGCAGCAGCGATTTGTACGAGGATGGGCGGCGCCCTTCGGCGAGCATCAACCTGATCACCGCGCACGACGGCTTTACCTTGCACGATCTGGTGAGCTACGAGCGCAAGCACAACGAGGCCAACGGGGAAAACAACCAGGACGGCTCGAACCACGAATCATCGTGGAATTGCGGGGTGGAGGGGCCAACGGACGATCCCAAAGTTCGCACGCTCCGGCAGCGGCTCCTGCGCGGTTTGCTGGCGACCTTGGTGCTCTCGCAGGGCACACCCATGCTCGTGGCCGGCGACGAATTCGGCCGCACGCAGCGGGGAAACAACAATGCGTATTGCCAGGACAATGAAATAAGCTGGCTCGATTGGAATTGGTCCGACGAAGGAAAAGCGCTTTTCGAATTTACGAAAAAGCTTTTGCGCATCCGGCGCGAGCACCCGGCGCTGCAGCGGTCCAAATTCTTCCAGGGCCGCGACATCCACGGCACGCAGTTGCCCGATCTGGCCTGGTTCCGCGAGGACGGGCAACCCATGTCCGACAAGGATTGGAACGCTGAACGGGTACGTCTGGTCATGTTCCTTGCGGGGCGCAACATCGACGAGGTCGACGAAACGGGGCGCCGGCTGGTCGACGACAATTTGCTATGGCTCCTCAATGCATCGCCGGCGGAGGCGACATTTGCACTGCCGCGGCTGGAGCAGGTGCGCGAGCCATGGCAGCTCTTGGTGGATACCACCGACGACCGGGCCAAAGAGGAGCGCGCGCCGGATGGATCGACCCGCCTGGCCGCGCACTCGCTGAAGCTCTTTCGAGCGCCGTCGCGCGTGGTGCGCAATGGGGGCGCACTGCACACGTTGGGGACGACGTACCGCGTGCAGCTCACGCCCGATTTCGGCTTTCGAAAGGCCGCGAGCGTTCTGGACTACCTCGTCGAACTGGGCGTCACGGACGTGTACGCGTCGCCCATTTTCGCGGCCGCGCGCGGGAGCATTCACGGTTACGACGTGGTCGATCACGAGCGCTTGAATGCGGAGCTGGGCACCGAGGACGATTTCCGTGCGTGGTCCGACGAGATCAAAAAGCGCAACATGGGCTTGTTGCTCGATTGGGTGCCGAATCATATGGGCATCCCCGCCGGGCAAAATCGCACATGGGACGACGTATTGGAGAATGGGCGCAGTTCGCTGTGCGCGGAGTACTTCGATATCGACTGGTGCCCGCCCAAGGCGGCACTGGAAAATCGGGTGCTTTTGCCGGTGTTGGGTGATCAATACGGCGTCGTTCTGGAACGCGGGGAGCTTACGCTGGTCTGGGAGGGGCGATTCTTCCGGGTCGCGTACTTCGATAAACGACTTCCGCTGGCGCCCGAGACCTTGATGCCCCTGATGGAGTCGGCACTGGCCAAGGTGACTTTGCCGGAAGATGCGGAGGCGCGGCTCGAGTTCGAGAGCATCCTCTCGGCCATGCGCCATCTGCCGGATCGACGCGAAACCGCGCTGGAGCTGCGCAAGGAGCGGGCGCGGGAGAAAGAGATCATCAAGCGGCGGCTGGAGGAGCTGCTCGGGCGGGCGCCCGAGATCAAAACGGCCATCGACAGCGCCCTGCAGGAGATCAACGGCTCGCCCGACGATCCGCGGAGTTTCGACGTGCTGGATGGCATTCTGCAGCAGCAGAGTTACCGGCTGGCATCGTGGCACGTGGCCGCCGAGGAGATCAATTACCGGCGATTCTTCGACGTGAACGATCTGGCCGCCATCCGGATGGAGCTTCCGCAGGTGTTCGAGCGCGCGCATGCGCAATTGTTTCAGCTGCTCGACGAGGGCCGCGTGCAAGCCCTGCGGCTCGATCATACGGACGGGCTCTACGATCCGTTCGGCTACTTCGAAGGGCTCCAGCAGCGCTTTCACCGGGTGCCCGGCGTCGATTTGTCGGAGGCAGGACCGGACGATCTGGCGCGGCCGCTGCCGCTTCTCATCGAGAAGATCCTCGAGCCGAGCGAGAGGCTGCCTCCGTCGTGGCCCGTCGATGGCACGACGGGGTACGATTTTCTCTTCGCGGTGCGCACGCTCTGGGTGGACCCGCGCTCGGAGCCGGCGCTCACCCGGATTTATCAGCAATTTACCTTGGACGGGCGGTCCTTCAAGGAGCACGTTTACGAGAGCAAGCGCCACATCATGCGTTTCAGCTTGGCGAGCGAGATTCAGATCATCGCGCGCGATCTGGAGCGCATCGCGGGCAAAAACCGGCGTTGGCGGGACTTTACCTTGGTGAGCCTCTCGCGCGCGGTGACCGAGATCATTGCGGCCTTCACCGTGTACCGCACGTACCTGCGCGAGAACGAGCCCCCGGCGGACGACGATCGGCGCCGCATCATGCAGGCCGTGGCGACGGCGCGGCGGAACAATCCGTCCATCAGCGAGACGGTGTTCGCGTTTCTCGAGGATGTGCTGCTGCTGCGCGCGGAGGCCACGCCGGAGGAGCGGCAGGAGCACGTGCGCTTTGCGCTGCGTTTTCAACAGCTCACCGCGCCCATGATGGCCAAGGCCGTCGAGGATACCGCCTTTTATCGATACAGCCGGCTCTTGTGCCTGGACGAAGTGGGCGGGTTGCCATCGAAGTATGGGACCACGATCGAGGAGTTCCACCTGCAGAACGTCGACCGCGCACGGGCATGGCCGGTGTCGATGGTGACGACGTCCACGCACGACACGAAGCGGGGCGAGGATACGTCCGCGCGCATGGCGGTGCTCACCGAAATGCCCGAACTTTGGCAGCGCACCGTGCGGCGATTCAGTGAGCTGGCGAGCAAGATGAAGACGGTGGTGGACGGGGCGCCCGCGCCCAGCCGCAATCAGGAATACCTGTTTTACCAGACGCTGATTGGCGCATGGCCGGTGGGGTGGGACGGCCGGGAAGGGCGCGAGGCGTTCGCACGGCGGCTGGAGGCGTTCGTGCTGAAAGCCGCCAAGGAGGCAAAGCAGGAAACGTCGTGGACCACCCCCAATGCCGCGCAGGACGAGGCTGTGCAACGCTTCATCCGGCGGCTCGCGGCCAATGATGCCTTTTTCGAGGACGCGCGGCGCTTTTGCGAGCGCATTGCGACCTATGGCGCGGTCAACGGGCTTGCCCAGTGCCTGTTGCGATTCTGCGTGCCGGGCGTGGCCGATACGTACCAGGGATCGGAGATGTGGAATCAGAGCCTGGTGGATCCCGACAACCGGCAGCCCGTGGATTACGAGTTGCGGCGGCGGGTTTTGCGAGGCATTCGCGAGCGCCTGTCCGATCGGGATGCCTTGAGCCGGGACTTGCTCGCAAATTTCGTCGATGGTGCGGTGAAGCTGTACGTGACGCACGTGGCACTGGAGACACGCCGGCAAAAGCGCGAGCTGTTCCTGCGTGGCGATTACGAGGGTCTCCCGTGCGGAGAGCACGTGCTGGCGTTCGTGCGCTGCTTCGAGCGCGAGCGGCTCATTTGCTGCGTGCCGCGTTTTTCGTACCTGCTGACCCGCGGGGAGACGCCTTGGCCCATTGGGAGCGTCTGGGGTCAGGAGCGACTGCGCGTACCGCAGCCGGGGACCTATCGCAATGTGCTGACCGGCACATCGTTGCGCCTCGGCGAGGAGGTGAAGGTGGCCGACGTTCTTGCGACGTTCCCGGTGGCGTTGCTCTTGCGTGAACCGGAGGCGTCATGA
- a CDS encoding thiamine pyrophosphate-requiring protein, translated as MARTVSDFLVQRLEAWGVDCVFGYPGDGINGVLGALQRLENEKVRFVQARHEEMAALMACGYAKFSGRVGVCLATSGPGAIHLLNGLYDAKMDHAPVVAIVGQSARTAIGGDYQQEVDLPSLFKDVAHEYVHTIMSPEAARHVIDRAIRIAHAERTVTCVIVPKDIQEAAAVPVPPHEHDTVHTSVGYAPAHVMPSETELKRAADVLNAGERVAMLVGAGAAQAAEEVMAVAERLRAGVAKALLGRAVLADDLPYVTGAIGLLGTRASYEMMRDCDTLLVVGSSFPYSEFLPKEGRARGVQVDIDGRFVGLRYPMEVHLVGDSRETLRALLPLLRPPQQSAHEAARHEWRARIEGSVAEWWGLMNERALAPANPINPQRVFSELSPRLPNGCILTADSGSAANWFARNLKLRPSMMASISGSLATMGCAVPYAIAAKFAHPDRPVIALVGDGAMQMNGNAELLTAFRHRKEWSDPRFIVAVLNNGDLNEVTWEMRAMAGDPRFAASQDLPPFPYAAYASLIGMRGIRVDRPEDVGDAWESALAANGPVLLEMMTDPDVPPLPPHITLKQAKAFGTSLLEGDSEKSGVLRRTWRQLFAG; from the coding sequence ATGGCACGAACCGTTAGCGATTTCCTGGTGCAGCGCCTCGAGGCCTGGGGCGTCGACTGCGTATTCGGATATCCGGGCGACGGCATCAATGGGGTGTTGGGCGCGCTTCAGCGTCTCGAGAACGAGAAGGTGCGCTTCGTTCAAGCGCGGCACGAGGAGATGGCCGCGCTCATGGCCTGCGGCTACGCGAAATTCAGCGGCCGCGTGGGTGTGTGCCTCGCCACCTCGGGGCCCGGGGCCATCCATCTCTTGAACGGGTTGTACGACGCCAAGATGGATCATGCGCCGGTGGTGGCCATCGTCGGGCAGTCCGCGCGCACCGCCATTGGCGGCGATTACCAGCAAGAGGTCGATCTGCCCAGTCTCTTCAAGGACGTGGCGCACGAATACGTGCACACCATCATGAGCCCCGAGGCTGCACGCCACGTGATCGATCGGGCCATTCGCATTGCGCACGCCGAGCGCACGGTCACCTGCGTCATCGTGCCGAAGGACATTCAGGAAGCGGCCGCGGTGCCCGTCCCGCCACACGAGCACGACACGGTGCACACCAGCGTGGGTTATGCGCCGGCGCACGTGATGCCCAGCGAAACTGAGTTGAAGCGCGCGGCCGACGTGTTGAACGCCGGTGAGCGCGTGGCCATGCTGGTGGGCGCGGGTGCTGCGCAGGCCGCCGAGGAAGTGATGGCGGTCGCCGAACGGCTTCGCGCCGGTGTGGCGAAAGCGCTGCTCGGCCGGGCAGTCCTGGCCGACGATCTGCCCTACGTGACCGGCGCCATCGGTCTATTGGGAACGCGCGCGAGCTACGAGATGATGCGCGACTGCGACACGTTGCTCGTCGTCGGTTCCAGCTTTCCGTACAGCGAATTCCTTCCGAAGGAGGGACGAGCGCGCGGTGTTCAAGTCGACATCGACGGTCGCTTCGTGGGGCTCCGCTACCCGATGGAGGTGCACCTCGTGGGCGACTCGCGCGAAACGTTGCGAGCGCTGTTGCCGCTGCTGCGTCCTCCGCAACAAAGCGCGCACGAGGCCGCACGCCATGAATGGCGCGCCCGCATCGAGGGCTCGGTCGCGGAATGGTGGGGGCTCATGAACGAGCGCGCGCTCGCGCCGGCGAACCCGATCAACCCGCAGCGCGTGTTCTCCGAGTTGTCCCCGCGGCTTCCCAATGGCTGCATCCTCACCGCCGACAGCGGTTCCGCCGCCAACTGGTTTGCCCGCAATTTGAAGTTGCGCCCGTCGATGATGGCCAGCATCTCGGGCTCGCTCGCTACCATGGGTTGCGCCGTACCCTATGCGATTGCGGCCAAGTTCGCCCACCCGGATCGCCCCGTGATCGCCCTCGTGGGCGACGGCGCCATGCAGATGAACGGGAATGCGGAGCTTCTCACGGCGTTTCGACATCGCAAGGAGTGGAGCGATCCGCGTTTCATCGTGGCCGTTCTCAACAATGGAGACCTCAACGAGGTCACCTGGGAAATGCGCGCCATGGCGGGCGATCCGCGCTTCGCAGCCTCGCAAGATCTTCCACCGTTCCCCTACGCCGCTTACGCCTCGCTGATCGGCATGCGTGGCATCCGTGTCGATCGACCCGAGGATGTGGGCGACGCGTGGGAGTCCGCGCTCGCGGCCAACGGCCCCGTGCTTCTGGAGATGATGACCGATCCCGACGTGCCACCACTTCCTCCGCACATCACGTTGAAGCAGGCGAAAGCATTCGGCACGAGTCTGCTCGAAGGTGACAGTGAGAAGTCCGGCGTATTGCGACGCACATGGAGACAACTGTTCGCAGGCTGA
- a CDS encoding inorganic diphosphatase → MTAWRLLGYRDVNLSKLPTHDSEKQLNIVIETPRGSRIKIAYDSELGVFRYRRPLVLGVSYPYDWGFVPSTLAPDGDPLDAMIYHGGTGFPGLVVPCRAIGVVELSQAAEGKAERQRNDRLIVVPTHEERWKDATQFTRRIQEELEQFFLLATLMTDKEARVEGWKGPDAAARLIETTAATFRKEKGHGTNR, encoded by the coding sequence ATGACGGCCTGGCGATTGCTTGGATATCGCGATGTGAACCTGTCGAAGCTACCCACCCACGATTCCGAAAAGCAACTCAACATCGTCATCGAGACGCCGCGCGGATCGCGCATCAAGATCGCGTACGACAGCGAACTTGGCGTATTTCGATATCGACGCCCGCTCGTACTCGGCGTTTCGTATCCGTACGATTGGGGCTTCGTTCCGAGCACGTTGGCACCCGATGGCGATCCGCTCGATGCCATGATTTACCACGGCGGCACGGGCTTTCCGGGGCTCGTCGTTCCATGCCGGGCCATCGGTGTCGTCGAGTTGTCGCAGGCGGCCGAGGGAAAGGCGGAACGGCAGCGGAACGATCGCCTGATCGTCGTTCCGACCCACGAGGAGCGCTGGAAGGATGCGACGCAGTTCACGCGGCGAATCCAGGAGGAGCTGGAGCAGTTCTTTTTGCTCGCCACGCTCATGACCGACAAAGAGGCACGCGTGGAAGGCTGGAAAGGCCCCGATGCGGCAGCACGGCTCATCGAGACGACGGCCGCCACGTTCCGAAAGGAGAAAGGACATGGCACGAACCGTTAG